The following are from one region of the Littorina saxatilis isolate snail1 linkage group LG4, US_GU_Lsax_2.0, whole genome shotgun sequence genome:
- the LOC138964890 gene encoding small ribosomal subunit protein mS25-like: protein MPFMKGRAPVRYTLRFLEAGRLVLKDNVSIFALNYNTGQRPSKGAYHFAFWHLPQLQYKNPGVQFLVFKNMTPSPHLKVYFENGKTLLSQLDSQPKDDILQHVKDVFCKSESQLLEETLAREKKSNPANFGHGCLRECMCEIPGQVPCTLWVVPPKELRGKHYLYGKDVEEES from the exons ATGCCGTTTATGAAAGGGAGAGCACCGGTGCGCTACACACTGCGTTTTCTTGAAGCCGGTAGACTGGTTCTGAAGGACAATGTCAGCATTTTCGCACTTAACTACAACACTGGACAGAGACCCAGCAAAGGAGCATA TCACTTCGCATTCTGGCACCTGCCCCAGCTTCAGTATAAGAACCCTGGCGTGCAGTTCCTTGTCTTCAAGAACATGACACCTTCACCTCATTTGAAAGTATACTTTG AGAATGGAAAGACCTTGTTGTCACAGCTTGACAGTCAGCCCAAAGACGACATACTCCAGCATGTCAAGGACGTCTTCTGTAAATCAGA ATCCCAGTTACTGGAGGAGACATTAGCTCGTGAGAAGAAGTCAAACCCAGCAAACTTCGGTCATGGATGTTTGCGGGAATGTATGTGTGAAATTCCAGGCCAGGTTCCCTGCACGTTGTGGGTGGTGCCCCCTAAAGAGCTGCGAGGAAAGCATTATCTGTATGGCAAAGATGTAGAGGAGGAATCGTAG
- the LOC138964886 gene encoding rabenosyn-5-like → MAAIQAEIIEGFLCPMCMKDFGTVTQLQHHFEDAHNAEDKAVFQQLKGFFDKAKKKIMGDKETNPFMEQSVSTAGDSGLGAVISGFDPSWWEPQELGATRSHIDLCKAIRGARVDHFVVETNKLLIRLDKLLAPDAPTEPKRRKAFEMSVVRWVPDKEVPACMTCVRPFGFMTRRHHCRLCGGVICNKCSQFLTHAFAQKLVNPAFAFEGEGFLKRSSSDTSINSLSLMSPEGEQHMRLCKVCRQLLERRDSMAEQRNTKPPIVQLYEKMKMCIEEAESILQQYLPMVDCLSQGETVYSYRDAMILRTKIVKLYEAIDQLSKRILQYGLNLDPPPNIKQLKLQKAIRMYASNFMQDNLMGLQNLPTEEEVKRLQDIRKADIQRKIAAERQAAMDAQERERIQREKDLSAFSSPFDSPSKSDSNPKSLGHRRQESAGSLGRGWKPEGETSNASRIADPMLQQMEIIRGYVRQAKQAQKFDEVAMLEQNLRDLQLEYTRQRQAGNDS, encoded by the exons ATGGCAGCCATTCAGGCAGAGATCATAGAGGGCTTCCTGTGCCCCATGTGCATGAAGGATTTCGGCACAGTGACACAGCTGCAGCATCACTTTGAAGACGCCCACAAtgctgaggacaaagccgtCTTCCAACAGCTCAAAG GCTTCTTCGACAAGGCCAAGAAGAAGATCATGGGCGACAAAGAAACGAATCCTTTTATGGAGCAAAGTGTAAGCACCGCAGGGGACAGTGGCCTGGGTGCTGTGATTTCTGGCTTCGATCCATCATGGTGGGAACCGCAAGAGCTGG GAGCAACCAGAAGTCATATTGACCTGTGCAAGGCAATTCGAGGAGCTCGAGTCGACCATTTTGTTGTGGAAACCAACAAGCTGCTCATTCGTTTAGATAAGCTCTTGGCACCGGACGCTCCCACGGAACcaaagagaagaaaag CATTCGAGATGTCGGTAGTGAGATGGGTTCCGGACAAAGAGGTTCCGGCCTGTATGACGTGCGTCAGGCCTTTTGGTTTCATGACACGACGGCATCACTGTCGACTGTGTGGTGGTGTCATTTGTAACAAGTGCTCACAGTTCCTTACACATGCCTTTGCTC AGAAACTGGTCAACCCAGCGTTTGCTTTCGAAGGCGAGGGGTTCCTGAAGCGTAGCAGCAGCGACACCAGCATCAACTCGCTCAGCCTCATGAGCCCTGAGGGGGAGCAGCACATGAGGCTGTGCAAGGTCTGTCGGCAGCTGCTGGAGCGGAGAGACAGCATGGCCGAGCAGCGCAACACCAAGCCTCCCATCGTCCAGCTTTatgag aaaaTGAAGATGTGTATAGAAGAAGCAGAGAGCATCTTACAACAGTATTTACCAATGGTGGATTGTTTGAG CCAAGGGGAAACCGTGTACAGTTACCGTGACGCCATGATACTGCGCACAAAGATAGTCAAGCTGTACGAGGCCATCGACCAGCTGAGCAAACGGATCCTGCAGTATGGTCTCAACCTGGACCCCCCGCCCAACATCAAGCAGCTGAAACTGCAGAAGGCCATCAGGATGTACGCCAGCAACTTCATGCAGGACAACCTCATGGGGCTGCAGAACTTGCCCACGGAGGAGGAGGTCAAGCGTCTGCAGGACATCCGCAAAGCTGATATTCAGCGAAAAATTGCTGCAGAGAGACAG GCTGCAATGGACGCTCAAGAGAGGGAACGCattcaaagagagaaagacCTGTCAGCGTTTTCCTCACCTTTTGACTCCCCTTCCAAGTCAGACTCCAACCCCAAATCACTGGGTCATCGACGCCAAGAGTCAGCCGGAAGCCTGGGCCGCGGCTGGAAACCAGAGGGAGAGACCAGTAACGCCAGCCGCATAGCGGATCCCATGCTTCAGCAGATGGAGATTATCCGTGGATACGTCCGTCAGGCAAAGCAGGCACAGAAGTTCGATGAGGTTGCCATGTTGGAACAGAACTTGCGGGACTTGCAGCTAGAGTACACGCGACAGCGGCAAGCCGGCAATGATTCTTGA